A genomic segment from Microbulbifer elongatus encodes:
- the pseF gene encoding pseudaminic acid cytidylyltransferase, with the protein MNAAIIPARGGSKRIPRKNIRSFGGKPMIAWSIEAAIESDCFDHVIVSTDDSEIAEIAIQYGAAVPFMRPSVLSDDYTGTIPVIRHAIHWLQSNQLDVDYACCIYATAPFVCAEDIRRGLALLKASGADYAFSVASYVFPVQRAIRLADNGRVKMAYPEHFDTRSQDLEDMYHDAGQFYWGKVDAWLNERVIFSQGSVPVPLPRHRVQDIDTQEDWERAEWMLKAKLAQAGVNQ; encoded by the coding sequence ATGAATGCAGCAATAATCCCAGCTAGAGGGGGCAGCAAACGGATTCCCCGTAAAAACATTCGGAGCTTTGGCGGAAAGCCAATGATTGCCTGGTCAATTGAGGCGGCAATCGAGAGCGATTGCTTTGACCACGTGATCGTTTCAACCGATGACTCTGAAATTGCAGAGATCGCTATTCAGTACGGGGCCGCGGTACCATTTATGCGCCCTTCAGTTTTGTCCGACGATTATACTGGAACGATCCCTGTAATTCGTCACGCTATCCATTGGTTGCAGTCCAATCAACTGGACGTGGACTATGCATGCTGCATTTATGCGACTGCACCATTTGTTTGCGCGGAAGATATTCGCCGTGGGTTGGCGTTGTTAAAAGCATCAGGTGCAGATTATGCGTTTTCTGTAGCGAGCTATGTGTTTCCAGTACAGCGAGCTATACGGTTGGCGGATAATGGTCGAGTCAAAATGGCGTACCCGGAGCACTTTGATACTCGTTCACAAGATCTTGAAGATATGTACCATGATGCCGGCCAATTCTATTGGGGAAAAGTCGATGCGTGGCTGAATGAACGAGTGATTTTTTCACAAGGATCTGTCCCCGTGCCTTTACCTCGTCATCGCGTGCAGGATATTGATACTCAAGAAGACTGGGAGCGAGCAGAGTGGATGCTTAAGGCTAAGCTGGCGCAGGCAGGTGTTAACCAGTGA
- the pseI gene encoding pseudaminic acid synthase, whose translation MFKGTPSINIAGREVSVENRPYIIAELSANHNGSLDTALKIVTEAKRAGADAIKLQTYRPDTITLNSNAKDFQISGGLWDGRTLYELYQEAHMPWEWHAPLFELARELGITMFSSPFDSTAVDLLEDLGAPAYKIASFEAVDLQLIKYAAGTGKPMIISTGMADAVEIEEAITAARDGGCKELAVLHCVSGYPAPAGDYNLRTLSDMSQRYGLVTGLSDHTLDNTTAIASVALGASIIEKHFTLDRNGGGPDDSFSLEPRELQELCRDTKTAWEALGTVNYGRKSSETGNVQFRRSLYFVKSLLPGEVITADAIRSVRPGYGLPPKFYDSVIGKKVNSVVYENTPVTASVLQDH comes from the coding sequence ATGTTTAAAGGCACCCCTAGTATTAATATAGCTGGCCGTGAAGTTTCAGTAGAAAACCGACCGTATATTATCGCTGAATTGTCTGCAAACCATAATGGTAGCCTAGATACTGCGCTAAAAATTGTCACCGAGGCAAAGCGGGCGGGAGCTGATGCTATAAAATTGCAGACGTATCGACCTGATACAATTACGTTAAATAGCAATGCAAAAGATTTTCAAATAAGTGGAGGGCTCTGGGATGGTCGCACTTTGTATGAGTTGTATCAAGAAGCCCACATGCCATGGGAGTGGCATGCTCCGTTATTTGAGTTGGCAAGGGAGCTTGGGATCACTATGTTTAGCTCCCCATTTGACAGTACAGCGGTTGACCTCCTTGAAGATTTGGGGGCCCCGGCCTACAAAATTGCTTCTTTCGAAGCGGTAGATCTGCAGTTGATCAAGTACGCTGCGGGAACCGGTAAGCCCATGATAATTTCAACGGGTATGGCTGATGCAGTTGAAATTGAAGAAGCCATTACTGCAGCACGAGACGGTGGCTGTAAAGAACTCGCAGTTCTTCATTGTGTGAGTGGATATCCGGCTCCTGCAGGCGATTACAATCTTAGAACTCTGAGTGACATGTCTCAACGGTATGGTTTGGTAACAGGTCTCTCAGATCACACTCTTGATAATACAACTGCTATTGCTAGTGTGGCACTGGGTGCCTCGATAATCGAGAAACATTTTACCTTGGATCGAAACGGGGGAGGGCCAGATGACAGCTTCTCTTTGGAGCCGCGGGAGCTGCAAGAGCTGTGCCGGGATACCAAGACCGCATGGGAGGCACTCGGTACTGTTAATTACGGCCGCAAGTCAAGTGAAACGGGAAATGTGCAGTTCAGAAGATCGTTATACTTTGTGAAATCTCTGCTGCCCGGAGAAGTTATTACTGCTGACGCAATACGTAGCGTTCGACCAGGGTATGGCCTACCTCCAAAATTTTACGACTCAGTTATAGGGAAGAAAGTAAACTCAGTTGTTTACGAGAATACTCCAGTTACTGCGAGTGTTCTCCAAGATCACTGA
- the pseB gene encoding UDP-N-acetylglucosamine 4,6-dehydratase (inverting), protein MFDNSSILVTGGTGSFGHTFIPMLLEKYNPSRVIIFSRDEMKQWEMAKKFKDDPRVRFFIGDVRDRERVYRALDGVDYVVHAAATKIVPTAEYNPFECVKTNVHGAMNLIDACIDKGVKKVVALSTDKASSPVNLYGATKLTSDKLFVAGNSYAGAHNTRFSVVRYGNVMGSRGSVIPFFMSIRGEGKLPITDPRMTRFMISLEQGVELVWHAFNDMEGGEIYVKKIPSMKVTDVAKTIAPDAEQEIIGIRPGEKLHEQMIGAEDSFYTYEYPEHFKILPAIHDWDKCANRIKDGTKVPEGFIYASDNNSDWMNESELGAWIDTNKDKIGSI, encoded by the coding sequence GTGTTTGATAATTCTTCTATTCTCGTTACTGGTGGCACTGGTTCGTTTGGGCACACTTTCATTCCAATGCTGTTGGAGAAATATAACCCAAGCCGAGTCATTATCTTCTCTCGAGACGAAATGAAACAATGGGAAATGGCAAAAAAATTCAAGGACGATCCTCGTGTTCGTTTCTTCATTGGAGACGTAAGAGACCGTGAGCGCGTTTATCGTGCGCTTGATGGGGTTGATTACGTCGTGCATGCCGCAGCAACTAAAATTGTGCCAACAGCCGAGTACAACCCTTTTGAGTGTGTGAAGACCAATGTTCATGGCGCAATGAACCTGATTGATGCCTGTATAGATAAGGGTGTGAAGAAAGTGGTTGCACTATCTACGGACAAGGCAAGTAGCCCGGTGAATCTATATGGTGCGACTAAGTTGACGTCCGACAAGCTTTTTGTGGCGGGCAACTCTTACGCTGGCGCTCACAATACGCGCTTTTCAGTTGTTCGCTACGGGAATGTAATGGGGTCTCGTGGTTCCGTGATTCCTTTCTTTATGTCAATTCGTGGAGAAGGTAAATTACCAATAACTGACCCGAGAATGACTCGCTTCATGATCTCACTGGAGCAAGGTGTAGAGCTCGTATGGCATGCTTTTAATGATATGGAAGGTGGCGAAATATATGTCAAAAAAATTCCTTCTATGAAGGTTACTGATGTGGCTAAAACAATAGCACCTGACGCAGAGCAAGAGATTATTGGAATTCGCCCTGGAGAAAAATTGCACGAGCAAATGATTGGTGCTGAAGACTCCTTCTATACCTATGAGTATCCAGAGCACTTCAAGATATTACCGGCCATCCACGATTGGGACAAGTGTGCAAACCGGATTAAGGATGGTACTAAAGTGCCAGAAGGTTTTATTTATGCCAGTGACAATAACAGTGACTGGATGAATGAGAGCGAGCTTGGTGCTTGGATTGACACCAATAAAGATAAGATTGGGAGTATTTAA
- the pseH gene encoding UDP-4-amino-4,6-dideoxy-N-acetyl-beta-L-altrosamine N-acetyltransferase, whose amino-acid sequence MNEADLDLVLEWRNHIEVRRYMYTQDKIDFDQHKSWFDSSSKNTSRRLLIFEQGDTPLGFVSFNRINGGDVADWGFYTAPDAPKGTGKELGETALAYGFDKLNLHKVCGQALSFNERSIRFHRRLGFKQEGILRDQYRYGKSYCSVVCFGLLTTEWKNIKREEKNV is encoded by the coding sequence ATGAATGAAGCTGACCTCGACTTGGTTTTAGAGTGGCGAAACCATATAGAGGTCAGGCGTTATATGTACACGCAAGACAAGATAGATTTTGACCAGCATAAGAGTTGGTTTGACAGTAGCTCGAAAAATACAAGCCGACGATTATTGATTTTTGAGCAAGGTGATACTCCGCTCGGGTTTGTCAGCTTTAACAGAATAAACGGCGGCGATGTTGCGGATTGGGGATTTTATACGGCACCTGACGCACCAAAAGGAACAGGTAAAGAACTCGGAGAAACTGCTCTAGCCTATGGATTTGACAAGCTAAATTTACATAAGGTTTGCGGCCAAGCCCTGTCGTTCAATGAGCGATCAATAAGGTTTCATCGACGTCTTGGTTTCAAGCAAGAGGGTATCCTTCGAGACCAATACAGATATGGTAAATCATATTGCTCGGTGGTGTGCTTTGGCTTATTGACTACTGAATGGAAAAATATCAAGCGCGAGGAAAAAAATGTTTAA
- the pseG gene encoding UDP-2,4-diacetamido-2,4,6-trideoxy-beta-L-altropyranose hydrolase, whose translation MKVAFRVDASFLIGTGHVMRCLTLAEALSEFGATCYFICRNHRGNLCDLILAKGFQLKILPSNDSGASSIEKAEVALSYKSWLGCNWEIDAEQTASVIEHIKPDWLVVDHYAIDRNWELNVKPFTRLLMVIDDLADRPHICDLLIDQNLGRDPSDYSQLVPECSKNLIGPDFALLRPEFAFLRTSSLSRRSKGGLKNILITMGGIDRGNATGEVLHALKGCKLGPDCKVTVVLGAHAPWLNHVRYLVKDLPFDTQVLVNVDDMGRRMAGSDLVVGAAGGTAWERACLGVPSIIVLLAENQEPGAAALQAAGAARVVGKVEDIRALFPKILDEVSRGEILMEMSRSAAKITNGLGAKNVAQVMKEEFFGHG comes from the coding sequence GTGAAAGTTGCTTTTCGGGTCGACGCCTCCTTTCTCATAGGCACTGGGCATGTAATGCGATGCTTGACGCTTGCTGAAGCTCTCAGTGAATTTGGGGCAACTTGTTACTTTATTTGTCGCAATCATCGAGGAAACTTGTGCGACCTAATACTTGCCAAAGGTTTTCAACTGAAAATTCTTCCCAGCAATGACAGCGGTGCCAGTTCGATTGAAAAAGCAGAAGTAGCTCTTAGTTATAAATCGTGGCTGGGTTGTAATTGGGAAATTGATGCGGAACAGACTGCCAGCGTGATTGAGCATATTAAACCGGATTGGCTAGTAGTAGATCACTATGCAATCGATAGGAATTGGGAGTTAAATGTTAAGCCATTTACCCGGTTGTTGATGGTAATTGACGACCTTGCGGATCGTCCCCACATTTGCGATCTACTGATAGACCAAAATCTGGGAAGAGACCCATCAGATTATTCGCAGTTGGTGCCGGAATGTAGCAAAAATCTGATTGGTCCCGATTTCGCTTTACTACGTCCCGAATTTGCGTTCTTAAGAACTTCAAGTCTCTCTCGTCGATCAAAGGGAGGCTTGAAAAACATTCTTATCACGATGGGTGGTATCGATCGAGGCAACGCCACAGGTGAAGTCTTGCATGCATTGAAGGGGTGTAAGCTGGGACCCGACTGTAAGGTTACGGTAGTTTTAGGAGCTCACGCACCATGGTTGAATCACGTTCGGTACCTCGTTAAAGACCTGCCATTTGATACCCAGGTTCTGGTCAATGTTGATGATATGGGACGGAGAATGGCAGGCAGCGACTTGGTTGTCGGCGCTGCCGGAGGAACTGCATGGGAGCGAGCATGCCTTGGAGTTCCGTCTATCATTGTGCTCCTTGCGGAAAATCAAGAGCCCGGCGCCGCTGCATTACAGGCGGCCGGGGCTGCAAGAGTTGTAGGAAAAGTTGAGGATATCCGAGCTCTTTTTCCCAAAATATTGGATGAAGTATCCCGCGGTGAAATATTGATGGAAATGTCTCGGTCTGCAGCCAAAATTACCAACGGCCTCGGAGCTAAGAACGTTGCTCAGGTAATGAAAGAAGAGTTTTTCGGTCATGGTTAG
- a CDS encoding glycosyltransferase family 2 protein, with translation MKYSIIVPIYEQWHLVPDLIDCLERQSTCAETFEVVLVDNGSTIFCPPDRVSNRFRIIKCKRPGSYAARNYGVRHSKGEWLVFTDADCLPEPDWLSEINQKVAQLNGQTFVIAGNIKMLPSSSSPCAYEIYDLVKGVPQSKYVKQGYAATANLAFSRSLFDMVGGFDECRYSGGDAEFCRRAVHNKATLIFAEDAVVGHRARRSWFDIASKARRIKGSQLRRGSFTARFLTIGRTFLPPLFAVVRFLRLRDFSMNSRAIAIMVQFRIWTVEIYEVIRLLLRAEAERR, from the coding sequence ATGAAATATTCGATTATTGTTCCGATCTATGAGCAGTGGCATCTTGTGCCGGATTTAATAGATTGTTTGGAGCGTCAATCGACATGTGCTGAGACTTTTGAAGTTGTTCTGGTAGATAACGGCTCGACAATTTTTTGCCCTCCAGATCGAGTCTCAAATAGGTTTCGTATAATCAAGTGCAAAAGGCCGGGGTCATACGCCGCTCGTAATTATGGAGTTAGACACTCCAAAGGAGAGTGGCTTGTATTCACAGATGCGGATTGTCTTCCCGAGCCAGATTGGCTTTCAGAAATCAACCAAAAAGTAGCTCAACTTAACGGGCAGACATTCGTTATTGCTGGGAATATAAAAATGTTGCCGAGCTCAAGCTCGCCATGTGCTTATGAAATTTACGACCTGGTAAAAGGTGTACCGCAATCGAAATATGTAAAGCAAGGGTATGCTGCCACAGCAAATTTAGCATTTTCCAGAAGCTTGTTTGACATGGTCGGTGGATTTGATGAGTGCCGATACTCAGGTGGAGATGCGGAATTCTGTCGACGAGCTGTACATAACAAAGCTACATTAATTTTTGCTGAAGATGCAGTTGTAGGTCATAGGGCGCGTCGTAGCTGGTTCGATATTGCGAGTAAAGCACGTCGTATCAAAGGAAGCCAGTTGCGTCGTGGATCCTTTACTGCGCGATTTCTAACAATTGGGCGAACTTTTCTTCCACCATTGTTCGCTGTAGTGCGTTTTTTAAGGTTAAGAGATTTTTCAATGAATTCCAGGGCTATAGCCATCATGGTTCAGTTCAGAATCTGGACTGTGGAAATATATGAGGTCATACGATTATTACTGCGCGCAGAAGCTGAGCGACGTTAA
- the pseC gene encoding UDP-4-amino-4,6-dideoxy-N-acetyl-beta-L-altrosamine transaminase has product MIPYGRQDISQEDIDAVVSVLTSDFLTQGPMVPRFEEAVASKVGAKYAVAVNSATSALHIACLALGLEVGDRLWTSPVTFVASANCALYCGAKVDFVDIDAKSYNLCPVALEKKLVDAEAQGLLPKVVVVVHLCGQPCDMQAIRKLSHRFNFKVIEDASHAIGGKYQGKYIGGGQYSDITVFSFHPVKIITTAEGGMAVTNDPKIAQKLQLLRSHGITRDPALMTHKPDGSWYYQQVDLGFNYRMTEMQAALGASQLGRLDAFVSRRHELAARYNELLDGLPVLTPWQHPDSYSGFHLYVIRLKLNELTASHSEVFDSLRAQGIGVNLHYIPVHTQPFYQRMGFKVGLYPESERYYSEAISLPMFQTMTEAQQDEVVAALRKAIDA; this is encoded by the coding sequence GTGATTCCTTACGGTCGCCAGGATATTTCGCAAGAAGATATTGATGCGGTAGTTAGCGTTCTCACTTCAGATTTCTTGACGCAGGGGCCGATGGTGCCCCGCTTTGAGGAGGCAGTCGCGAGTAAAGTTGGTGCCAAGTACGCAGTCGCTGTTAATAGCGCCACATCAGCATTACATATTGCGTGCCTGGCACTGGGGTTGGAGGTGGGAGACCGCCTTTGGACTAGCCCTGTCACGTTTGTTGCGTCCGCAAATTGTGCACTCTACTGCGGCGCCAAAGTAGATTTTGTCGATATAGATGCAAAATCGTATAACCTCTGCCCGGTAGCGCTTGAGAAGAAATTAGTTGATGCTGAAGCACAAGGCTTGCTCCCCAAGGTGGTTGTAGTCGTTCATCTTTGTGGTCAACCATGTGACATGCAGGCTATCCGAAAGTTAAGCCATAGGTTTAACTTCAAAGTAATTGAAGATGCTTCTCATGCAATTGGCGGAAAATATCAAGGTAAGTATATCGGTGGGGGGCAATACAGTGATATTACTGTTTTCAGTTTCCACCCGGTAAAGATCATTACTACTGCCGAAGGTGGCATGGCTGTCACTAATGACCCTAAAATTGCCCAAAAACTACAATTACTACGTAGTCATGGAATTACGCGTGACCCTGCACTAATGACTCATAAGCCTGATGGTTCTTGGTATTACCAGCAGGTTGATCTCGGATTTAACTACCGAATGACGGAGATGCAAGCCGCGCTAGGTGCATCCCAACTTGGACGACTTGATGCATTTGTAAGCCGTCGTCATGAGTTGGCCGCTCGCTATAACGAATTGCTGGATGGACTGCCTGTCCTTACTCCTTGGCAACACCCTGATAGTTATTCCGGCTTTCATTTATATGTGATTCGTCTGAAACTGAATGAGTTGACGGCCAGTCACAGTGAAGTGTTTGACTCATTAAGGGCCCAGGGGATTGGTGTCAATCTACACTATATCCCTGTACATACCCAGCCGTTCTATCAACGCATGGGCTTCAAGGTTGGGCTTTACCCAGAATCGGAGCGTTACTATAGTGAGGCCATCAGCCTTCCGATGTTCCAAACTATGACCGAAGCTCAGCAAGATGAAGTTGTAGCAGCCCTAAGAAAGGCAATTGATGCATGA
- a CDS encoding alginate lyase family protein, with translation MPDTFVLWRIIGNDLFPRHERGQSRKNLAFILENEPDLLGCQKRFIVNRIVDPNEERLIIEMLERTGYPYIRIPFDWNEYRQLTWDTSGVPSDYAPYTESFAELPQQARHQIEMRIFRHKNNYVMNNNGARNVALREGKKLAKWVLPWDGNCYLTGSAWRELRSAVISKRDVPYHIVSMARITENSKLLDKEYMPEAAEEPQILFRADSKSEFNEDYSYGRRPKVELLWRLGVPGTWDRWPIEPWDLACPPYSSEAGQFTYSGWVARLYSGKANLEKQKDHKALVGRGEARMEAVGTLLSSLDAKVLESSIDSDLPVFSNPSKLSDASSCLLGKLRTAANQAMSRGPYSVVDKKTLPPSQNPHDYWHAAPYYWPHPLKLPGLPYIRRDGLRVPGTRLYEPQSDNYDRTRLQRLFDDTYVLALGWRNLGDDSFGRHAAALVKHWFLEPSTAMNPHLEFAQVRKGHNRNRGASTGIIEFKDFYYFLDAVRILRSGRFLNQAEVISFENWLGEYLHWLSRSEQGFGERSANNNHGTYYDLQVAAISLFLGEHKILRRTLRDSRFRILEQFDSDGAQPHELARTTSAHYCCFNLQGWIHLAMLAEYIGEDLWSFTGRDGQSIRKGMEWLISYINKPWPFKQIDTFDKDRFLPILLSFDRKYGRPSRMETFESPSAEDLKPLFYPHDGIRPFWNIEMISTRNKFLKFRKESFAL, from the coding sequence GTGCCTGATACTTTTGTGCTATGGCGAATTATTGGGAATGACCTTTTCCCCAGGCATGAAAGGGGGCAATCCAGAAAGAACCTCGCTTTTATACTGGAAAACGAACCAGATCTTTTAGGTTGTCAGAAACGATTTATAGTCAATCGAATTGTCGACCCAAATGAAGAGCGTTTGATAATAGAAATGCTCGAACGTACAGGTTATCCCTATATCCGTATTCCCTTCGATTGGAATGAGTATCGGCAGCTGACATGGGATACCTCAGGTGTCCCATCAGATTATGCCCCTTATACCGAATCCTTTGCTGAGTTGCCTCAACAGGCTAGGCACCAGATTGAAATGCGAATTTTCCGTCACAAAAATAACTATGTGATGAATAACAATGGTGCAAGAAATGTAGCGCTACGGGAAGGGAAGAAGCTTGCAAAGTGGGTCCTTCCTTGGGATGGTAATTGTTATCTTACGGGCAGCGCATGGAGAGAGCTTCGCAGTGCTGTGATTTCGAAACGTGATGTACCATATCACATTGTTTCGATGGCGAGGATTACGGAGAACAGTAAACTACTCGATAAAGAATATATGCCGGAAGCCGCGGAAGAGCCTCAAATTCTGTTTCGTGCGGATTCAAAATCTGAATTTAATGAAGACTACAGTTATGGTAGACGACCTAAAGTAGAATTACTTTGGCGCCTGGGTGTTCCGGGAACATGGGATAGATGGCCTATCGAACCTTGGGACTTGGCGTGCCCACCCTATTCATCTGAAGCCGGGCAGTTTACTTATTCCGGCTGGGTTGCCAGGCTTTATTCTGGAAAAGCAAACCTTGAAAAGCAAAAAGATCACAAAGCATTAGTTGGACGGGGCGAAGCGAGGATGGAGGCTGTTGGCACTCTTCTTTCGAGTCTTGATGCTAAGGTGCTCGAGTCGAGTATCGACTCGGACCTACCAGTTTTTTCTAATCCTAGCAAATTGTCTGATGCCTCTTCGTGTCTACTGGGTAAATTGCGTACTGCTGCTAATCAAGCAATGTCGCGCGGTCCTTACTCAGTTGTGGACAAAAAAACCCTCCCTCCCAGTCAAAATCCTCACGATTATTGGCACGCTGCTCCATATTACTGGCCTCATCCATTGAAGTTGCCCGGATTGCCATACATTCGACGAGATGGTCTACGGGTACCTGGTACTCGGTTATACGAACCACAGAGTGATAATTACGATCGTACCCGGCTTCAACGTTTGTTTGACGACACCTATGTGTTGGCATTGGGCTGGCGGAATTTGGGTGATGATTCTTTTGGGCGGCACGCTGCCGCGTTGGTAAAGCACTGGTTTTTAGAGCCCTCTACAGCGATGAATCCCCACCTGGAGTTTGCACAGGTTCGAAAAGGACATAACAGAAATCGGGGGGCCAGCACAGGTATCATTGAGTTCAAAGACTTCTATTATTTTCTGGATGCAGTACGAATTTTACGAAGTGGTAGGTTTCTGAATCAAGCAGAAGTAATTAGTTTTGAGAATTGGTTAGGGGAGTATCTGCACTGGCTTTCTAGAAGCGAGCAAGGGTTTGGTGAGCGCTCAGCAAATAATAATCATGGTACCTATTACGATCTTCAGGTCGCCGCTATTAGTTTGTTTTTGGGTGAACATAAAATATTGCGGAGAACACTTCGCGACTCTCGATTTCGGATCCTTGAACAGTTTGATAGTGATGGAGCCCAGCCTCATGAATTGGCGCGCACAACCAGCGCTCATTACTGCTGTTTTAATTTGCAAGGCTGGATTCATCTTGCAATGTTGGCGGAATATATAGGTGAAGATCTTTGGTCTTTTACCGGTCGGGACGGTCAGAGTATTCGTAAGGGGATGGAATGGCTGATATCATATATCAATAAACCATGGCCTTTTAAGCAAATTGATACGTTTGACAAAGATCGCTTCTTACCGATCTTGTTAAGCTTTGATCGTAAGTACGGGCGCCCGTCTCGCATGGAGACGTTTGAGTCTCCGAGCGCCGAAGATCTAAAGCCTTTATTTTATCCACATGATGGAATTCGTCCATTCTGGAACATTGAAATGATTTCAACTAGAAATAAGTTCCTTAAATTTAGGAAGGAAAGTTTTGCATTGTAA